The following are from one region of the Methanoculleus caldifontis genome:
- a CDS encoding potassium channel family protein: MYTIIVGLGGIGRNLTAIAVNAGDSVVVIDQDEERASDILEHYDVLAITGNATDKSVLEDAGIDRADALVATTSDDAVNLMTCWLAKRYDVGNVVSIVNQKEHSDLFNEVGVRISENPDELVATRLYYWAKSPNLQQVASIPGGTIFEIVAEEGAPIIDHEIRDLDVRDFVFIAIRRAGGDLIIPSGTVRIRPGDVITVFTKKEAETETLKTLNKQLIRSG, translated from the coding sequence ATGTACACCATCATCGTCGGCCTTGGCGGAATCGGCCGGAACCTGACTGCGATCGCCGTAAATGCCGGAGACTCCGTGGTGGTGATCGACCAGGACGAAGAGCGCGCAAGCGACATCTTAGAGCACTACGACGTCCTCGCCATCACCGGGAACGCGACTGACAAATCGGTTCTTGAGGATGCGGGGATCGACCGGGCGGACGCCCTGGTCGCCACCACGAGCGACGACGCCGTGAACCTGATGACCTGCTGGCTCGCGAAGCGCTACGACGTCGGCAACGTCGTCTCGATCGTCAACCAGAAGGAGCACTCGGACCTCTTCAACGAGGTCGGGGTGAGGATCAGCGAGAACCCTGACGAACTGGTGGCGACCCGGCTCTACTACTGGGCAAAGAGCCCGAATCTCCAGCAGGTCGCCTCGATCCCCGGCGGCACCATCTTCGAGATCGTCGCTGAGGAGGGTGCGCCCATCATCGACCACGAGATCCGCGACCTCGACGTCCGTGACTTCGTCTTCATCGCCATCCGGCGTGCGGGCGGCGACCTCATCATCCCGAGCGGCACCGTCCGTATCCGGCCCGGTGACGTCATCACGGTCTTCACAAAAAAAGAGGCTGAGACGGAGACCTTAAAGACGCTCAACAAGCAGCTGATCCGCTCAGGCTAG
- a CDS encoding NAD(P)/FAD-dependent oxidoreductase, translating to MKSNYDILVIGGGPAGALAAKTAAEAGNSVCLVEKRPAIGTPVRCAEGIGKELLKEFIKPDPCWISADIESARIIAPNGTAIKLDQARAGNEVGYVLDRKVFDRELVWQAAEAGADVIVKTRATAPIMENGAVKGAKILSCGNPAEIRAEVVIAADGTEAQFARWAGLDTTVPLREMMSCAQYVMTDIDINAGSTDFYLGNEIAPEGYLWVFPKGDRTANVGIGITGRKSRDGARAKDYLDKFVAKNFPNGKTIELIAGGVPVCRPLPCTVADGLLVAGDAARVVDPITGGGIGNALYTGRLAARVASKCIEAGNCSKEAMMPYDTEWRASKMGATIERNYKVKEYFITLDDKKLNTLADSIASISFSEFSVAALIKELIKRNPKMLLELKALRDTLA from the coding sequence ATGAAGAGTAACTACGATATCCTCGTCATCGGGGGCGGCCCCGCCGGCGCCCTTGCAGCGAAGACGGCGGCCGAGGCAGGGAACTCGGTCTGCCTCGTCGAGAAGCGTCCCGCCATCGGCACGCCTGTCCGGTGCGCGGAAGGGATCGGCAAAGAACTCTTGAAGGAATTCATCAAGCCCGACCCCTGCTGGATATCCGCCGATATCGAGAGTGCCAGGATCATCGCTCCGAACGGCACCGCCATCAAACTCGATCAGGCCCGGGCCGGAAACGAGGTCGGTTACGTCCTCGACCGGAAGGTCTTTGACCGGGAACTTGTCTGGCAGGCCGCCGAGGCCGGGGCGGACGTGATCGTCAAGACCCGGGCGACCGCGCCGATCATGGAGAACGGAGCGGTCAAAGGCGCGAAGATCCTCTCGTGCGGGAATCCGGCAGAGATCCGGGCCGAGGTGGTCATCGCCGCCGACGGCACGGAAGCGCAGTTCGCCCGGTGGGCCGGGCTCGACACCACCGTCCCCCTCCGGGAGATGATGAGCTGCGCCCAGTATGTGATGACCGATATCGATATCAACGCGGGCTCGACGGACTTCTACCTGGGTAACGAGATCGCGCCCGAAGGCTACCTCTGGGTCTTCCCGAAGGGCGACCGGACGGCGAACGTCGGGATCGGCATCACCGGGAGAAAGAGCCGCGACGGTGCCCGGGCAAAGGACTACCTGGATAAGTTCGTCGCAAAGAACTTCCCGAACGGGAAGACGATCGAGCTGATCGCGGGCGGGGTTCCTGTCTGCCGGCCGCTCCCCTGTACGGTCGCTGACGGCCTTCTCGTCGCCGGCGACGCGGCCAGGGTCGTCGACCCCATCACCGGCGGCGGGATCGGCAACGCCCTGTATACCGGACGGCTCGCCGCCCGGGTGGCCTCGAAGTGCATCGAGGCGGGCAACTGCTCGAAGGAGGCCATGATGCCCTACGACACGGAGTGGCGTGCATCAAAGATGGGTGCGACGATCGAGCGGAACTACAAGGTCAAAGAGTACTTCATCACGCTCGACGATAAGAAACTCAACACCCTCGCAGACTCGATCGCAAGCATCAGTTTCAGTGAGTTCTCGGTCGCGGCACTCATCAAAGAACTGATCAAGCGGAACCCGAAGATGCTCCTTGAGCTCAAAGCGCTCAGGGACACGCTAGCCTGA
- a CDS encoding 4Fe-4S binding protein — protein MLRINRDKCGYCGTCVAVCPEDALELIDAYLSLERECIACGICARACPLGALEVVHEE, from the coding sequence ATGCTCAGGATAAACCGAGACAAGTGCGGATACTGCGGCACCTGCGTCGCAGTCTGCCCCGAGGACGCGCTCGAGCTGATCGACGCCTACCTCAGCCTTGAGCGGGAGTGCATCGCCTGCGGCATCTGCGCACGGGCCTGCCCGCTCGGGGCACTGGAGGTCGTCCATGAAGAGTAA
- the cbiT gene encoding precorrin-6Y C5,15-methyltransferase (decarboxylating) subunit CbiT produces the protein MGLKGGPTQDEVMAVSLAKLGIRPGDRVADVGCGTGKVAVAAARTAERVYAIDRRPEAIACARQEAAAAGAGNIEFFEGDAVDVLRDIDRLDAAFVGGSRRLPEVLDLLAGKVQGRIVVNAVMVGTLHEAIASMQRLGIFVEAVHLQVSRSAGIAGGMMFKPINPVYVIVGGAGCS, from the coding sequence ATGGGACTGAAGGGTGGACCTACGCAGGACGAGGTCATGGCCGTATCGCTCGCAAAACTCGGCATTCGCCCGGGCGACCGGGTGGCCGACGTCGGGTGCGGGACCGGGAAGGTCGCCGTCGCCGCTGCACGGACGGCGGAACGGGTCTACGCGATCGACCGCCGGCCGGAGGCGATCGCCTGCGCCAGGCAGGAGGCGGCCGCCGCCGGTGCCGGAAACATCGAGTTCTTCGAGGGCGACGCGGTGGACGTTCTCCGCGATATCGACCGGCTCGACGCCGCTTTCGTCGGGGGGTCCCGCCGCCTGCCGGAGGTCCTCGACCTCCTCGCCGGGAAGGTGCAGGGAAGGATCGTCGTGAACGCGGTGATGGTCGGGACGCTTCATGAGGCGATAGCAAGTATGCAGCGTCTCGGCATCTTCGTCGAGGCCGTCCACCTCCAGGTCTCCCGGTCAGCCGGCATCGCCGGCGGGATGATGTTCAAGCCCATCAACCCGGTCTACGTCATCGTCGGGGGTGCCGGATGCTCGTAG
- a CDS encoding cobalt-factor II C(20)-methyltransferase yields MLVGVGLGPGDPELLTLRAVRLLAEATAVFVPGNMAYDLVRPYRPDATVLRFPMTNDEAYIRRCLEENADRIAPCALNGLAVFGIIGDPNFYSTFSRLCEVIAARYPEITFATEPGISSITAFASVANVPVAGGFFVSDGNGPESRIFMKVRKPAALAADLKGEGYSEFVLVERMFMPEQRVYRDDDLPEESDYFSILFARRSRA; encoded by the coding sequence ATGCTCGTAGGCGTGGGGCTCGGCCCCGGCGACCCGGAACTCCTGACCCTTCGTGCGGTCAGGCTTCTCGCCGAGGCAACGGCGGTCTTCGTCCCCGGAAACATGGCCTACGACCTGGTGCGGCCCTACCGGCCCGACGCCACGGTCCTCAGGTTCCCGATGACGAACGACGAGGCCTACATCAGAAGATGCCTCGAAGAGAACGCCGACCGGATCGCGCCGTGCGCCTTGAACGGCCTTGCGGTCTTTGGGATCATCGGGGACCCGAACTTCTACTCGACATTCTCGCGGCTCTGCGAGGTGATCGCCGCCCGCTACCCGGAGATCACGTTTGCGACCGAGCCGGGTATCAGTTCGATCACCGCGTTCGCCTCGGTGGCAAACGTCCCGGTGGCAGGCGGATTCTTCGTCTCGGACGGGAACGGGCCGGAATCAAGGATCTTCATGAAGGTGAGGAAGCCCGCGGCGCTTGCGGCCGACCTCAAGGGAGAGGGCTACTCGGAGTTCGTCCTCGTGGAGCGGATGTTCATGCCGGAGCAGCGGGTCTACCGGGATGACGACCTTCCCGAGGAGAGCGACTACTTCTCGATCCTCTTTGCGAGGCGGTCCCGTGCATAA
- a CDS encoding cobalt-precorrin-4/precorrin-4 C(11)-methyltransferase, with amino-acid sequence MHKFYIVGAGPGAPDLITVRGMDLLRRADVLIYAGSLVNPALVEESGAGIKLDSWKMALPEIVGAIEENVRAGKLVVRLHSGDPALYGAIVEQMAELDRRGIEAEIVPGVSSLFAAAAALKTQFTLRDVSESLIVTRPAGATLERDLIPEFSRLGQTMVVFLGTELMEEVLARVECPPETPAAVVYHASWPDQKVVRGTVADIAEKARAAGIERTALIVIGKAVEGAASGFGRSVLYS; translated from the coding sequence GTGCATAAGTTCTACATCGTGGGCGCCGGGCCGGGAGCGCCCGATCTCATCACCGTCCGGGGGATGGACCTCCTCCGGCGGGCGGACGTCCTCATCTACGCCGGGTCGCTCGTGAACCCAGCGCTCGTCGAGGAGTCCGGCGCGGGCATAAAACTCGACAGCTGGAAGATGGCGCTTCCCGAGATCGTCGGCGCGATTGAGGAAAACGTCCGGGCCGGAAAACTCGTCGTCCGGCTCCACTCGGGCGACCCGGCCCTCTACGGCGCGATCGTCGAGCAGATGGCGGAGCTCGACCGGCGCGGGATCGAGGCCGAGATCGTCCCCGGCGTCTCGTCGCTCTTTGCGGCGGCTGCGGCCCTCAAGACCCAGTTCACGCTCCGCGACGTCTCCGAGAGCCTGATCGTCACCCGCCCGGCAGGGGCGACGCTTGAACGCGATCTGATCCCCGAGTTCTCGCGGCTCGGCCAGACGATGGTGGTCTTCCTCGGCACCGAGCTGATGGAGGAGGTCCTCGCCCGGGTGGAGTGCCCACCCGAGACCCCGGCGGCGGTCGTCTACCACGCTTCCTGGCCCGACCAGAAGGTCGTCCGGGGGACGGTGGCGGATATCGCAGAGAAGGCTCGTGCTGCCGGGATCGAGCGGACGGCGCTGATCGTGATCGGGAAGGCGGTCGAGGGAGCGGCCTCAGGGTTCGGGAGGTCGGTCCTCTACTCATGA
- the cbiG gene encoding cobalt-precorrin 5A hydrolase, with protein sequence MTGTVVVALDRFLPDARRIADALGAAVIPYGPDAFREAFSRYGRIVALMSAGIAVRGIAPLLADKWRDPAVVVVGPDLRYAVPVVGGHHGANELARDLARLGIEPVITTATETRGRESVEGIAARTGCDIVNRDSTRAVNAAVLDADVPLYAITGPGIVVAGPGVSLLVRKGEYVVGVGCRKGVAAGDVVGAVRQALEQAGIAPGEVLVYATTRKKRGEAGLLAAVTDLGGNLVFFDDETLNAEAAPTPSRASLIGLAGVAEPAALAASKRRELVLAKETYGSVTVAIAR encoded by the coding sequence ATGACCGGGACCGTCGTTGTCGCGCTCGACCGGTTCCTCCCCGACGCCCGCCGTATCGCCGATGCGCTCGGCGCCGCGGTCATCCCCTACGGCCCTGATGCGTTCCGTGAGGCGTTCAGCCGCTACGGCCGGATCGTCGCCCTGATGTCGGCCGGGATCGCCGTGCGGGGGATCGCCCCGCTCCTCGCCGACAAATGGCGGGACCCGGCTGTCGTGGTGGTCGGCCCGGACCTCCGCTACGCCGTCCCGGTGGTCGGGGGGCACCACGGCGCAAACGAACTCGCCCGGGACCTCGCCCGTCTCGGGATCGAACCGGTGATCACGACCGCGACCGAGACCCGCGGCCGGGAATCGGTCGAGGGGATCGCCGCCCGGACCGGGTGCGATATCGTGAACCGCGACTCCACCCGTGCGGTGAACGCCGCGGTCCTCGATGCCGACGTGCCCCTCTACGCGATCACCGGTCCCGGGATCGTCGTCGCGGGCCCGGGGGTCTCGCTCCTCGTCCGGAAGGGCGAGTACGTCGTCGGGGTCGGGTGCCGGAAGGGCGTCGCGGCCGGCGACGTGGTCGGCGCCGTCCGGCAGGCGCTGGAGCAAGCCGGGATCGCCCCCGGCGAGGTCCTCGTCTACGCGACGACGAGAAAGAAGCGCGGGGAGGCCGGCCTCCTTGCTGCCGTTACGGATCTCGGCGGCAACCTTGTCTTCTTTGACGACGAAACATTGAACGCAGAGGCGGCCCCCACCCCCTCGCGAGCCTCCCTGATCGGGCTCGCCGGGGTCGCCGAACCCGCGGCCCTCGCGGCCTCGAAGCGGAGAGAGCTGGTGCTCGCGAAAGAGACCTATGGGAGTGTTACCGTTGCAATCGCACGATAG
- the cobJ gene encoding precorrin-3B C(17)-methyltransferase produces MGVLPLQSHDSRGRLYIVGTGPGNLLQMTPKALKALGEADCVIGNGFYLDLVEPLLAGKEVIRSSMGREVDRAAKALALAEDRVVAMVSGGDAGVYGMASIVLEVAERSGTNVPIQVIPGITAAVSAAALLGSPLSGDYVTMSLSDLLTPWEEIERRLDLAFRMRVPVVLYNPRSRGRPHNLDTAIGIARRHLPDTTPVGVVRNAYREGEDRLVTTLGEFEDHFAFVDMHSIVFVGGEETRILRSETDGRGIITPRGYHRKYVY; encoded by the coding sequence ATGGGAGTGTTACCGTTGCAATCGCACGATAGTAGAGGAAGACTGTATATCGTCGGGACCGGCCCCGGCAACCTGCTGCAGATGACGCCTAAGGCGCTCAAAGCCCTCGGCGAGGCCGATTGCGTCATCGGCAACGGGTTCTATCTCGACCTGGTCGAGCCCCTGCTCGCCGGAAAAGAGGTTATCCGGAGCAGCATGGGCCGTGAGGTCGACCGGGCGGCAAAGGCGCTCGCCCTCGCGGAGGATCGTGTCGTCGCGATGGTGAGCGGCGGGGATGCCGGGGTCTACGGGATGGCGAGCATCGTGCTCGAGGTGGCGGAGCGATCCGGCACGAACGTCCCTATCCAGGTAATCCCCGGCATCACGGCGGCGGTCTCGGCGGCGGCGCTCCTCGGCTCGCCGCTCTCGGGCGACTACGTCACGATGAGCCTCTCGGACCTCCTGACCCCCTGGGAGGAGATCGAGCGGAGGCTCGACCTCGCGTTCCGGATGCGGGTCCCGGTCGTCCTCTACAACCCCAGGTCAAGGGGGAGGCCGCACAATCTGGATACGGCGATCGGGATCGCCCGCCGCCATCTCCCCGACACGACGCCGGTCGGCGTGGTCAGGAACGCCTACCGGGAGGGGGAGGACCGGCTGGTAACGACGCTTGGGGAGTTTGAAGACCACTTTGCCTTCGTAGACATGCACTCGATCGTCTTTGTCGGCGGAGAAGAGACCAGGATCTTGAGGAGTGAGACTGATGGGAGAGGAATCATCACGCCCCGGGGATACCACCGGAAATACGTATACTGA
- a CDS encoding precorrin-8X methylmutase produces the protein MGEESSRPGDTTGNTYTDLAAVTPEAYAIASTSRNLAREQVGNATAEDRIRQRCSIAVGDFSMADLMRFAGSPVDAGLAALERQAPIITDIRMVQTGILKRGHASEVVCALDYGEDIALARGITRTSAGFFALRDQIEGAIVVIGNAPSALLVVCDMIREGVRPALVVGTPVGFVNAAESKDALRAIDIPSVSNVGTRGGTPIAVAAINEIITIRAERAGHAGPGY, from the coding sequence ATGGGAGAGGAATCATCACGCCCCGGGGATACCACCGGAAATACGTATACTGATCTTGCGGCGGTCACCCCGGAGGCCTACGCGATCGCGAGCACGAGCCGGAACCTGGCCCGCGAGCAGGTGGGGAACGCCACCGCCGAAGACCGGATCCGGCAGCGGTGCTCGATCGCGGTCGGCGATTTTTCGATGGCCGACCTGATGCGGTTTGCAGGCAGCCCGGTCGATGCGGGGCTCGCCGCGCTCGAGCGGCAGGCGCCGATCATCACCGATATCCGGATGGTGCAGACGGGCATCCTGAAACGCGGCCATGCAAGCGAGGTCGTCTGCGCCCTCGACTACGGGGAGGATATCGCCCTGGCCCGCGGGATCACCCGGACGTCGGCCGGGTTCTTCGCCCTGCGCGACCAAATAGAGGGCGCCATCGTGGTGATCGGGAACGCCCCGTCGGCGCTCCTCGTCGTCTGCGATATGATCCGCGAGGGGGTCCGGCCGGCCCTGGTCGTCGGGACCCCGGTCGGGTTCGTGAACGCTGCGGAGTCGAAGGACGCCCTCCGCGCCATCGACATCCCCTCGGTCTCGAACGTCGGGACCCGGGGTGGGACGCCGATCGCGGTGGCGGCGATCAACGAGATCATCACGATCCGTGCCGAGCGTGCCGGTCATGCGGGACCCGGTTACTGA
- a CDS encoding cobalt-precorrin-5B (C(1))-methyltransferase, translating into MRDPVTDFEYPAAWTAACRSPALLEDVRRGLAVLTASGSVLRRGFTTGTTAAAACKAAVLSLTFDTVSEVKVTLPCGITVTVPVDGYRGRASCWKDAGDYPSDVTAGLEFVAMAVPSLSGGVQFVPGEGIGSFARDTPRHRQGTAAIGEQALECILRSIDEAVEEAELCGTTVILTVPRGPEVAQKTLNPRVGIHGGISVLGTTGFVEPWDDHMTEGVLERVGRAAGRAVLTTGRLGLRYSRLLFPEREAILVGNNLAEALRVAGEDTVICGLPGLVLKFINPDVLDGTGCATVEELSATVLWKGIACRELAAFRALHPGVRVVIVDRGGRIIAESP; encoded by the coding sequence ATGCGGGACCCGGTTACTGATTTCGAGTATCCCGCGGCGTGGACGGCGGCCTGCCGTTCGCCGGCCCTTCTCGAGGACGTCCGGCGCGGGCTCGCGGTCCTGACGGCGTCCGGGTCCGTCCTCCGCCGGGGGTTCACGACCGGGACGACGGCGGCCGCAGCCTGCAAGGCGGCGGTCCTCTCGCTCACTTTCGATACCGTCAGCGAGGTGAAGGTCACCCTCCCCTGCGGCATCACCGTCACAGTCCCGGTGGACGGCTACCGGGGCCGGGCGTCGTGCTGGAAGGATGCCGGCGACTACCCCTCGGACGTGACCGCGGGGCTTGAGTTCGTCGCGATGGCGGTTCCCTCCCTATCGGGAGGAGTCCAGTTCGTCCCCGGCGAGGGGATCGGGAGTTTCGCCCGCGACACCCCCCGCCACCGCCAGGGGACGGCGGCGATCGGCGAGCAGGCGCTCGAGTGCATCCTGCGCTCGATCGACGAGGCGGTGGAGGAGGCCGAACTCTGCGGGACGACGGTCATCCTGACGGTCCCGCGGGGGCCGGAGGTGGCGCAGAAGACCCTGAACCCGAGAGTAGGGATCCATGGCGGGATCTCCGTCCTCGGCACGACCGGGTTCGTGGAACCCTGGGACGACCACATGACGGAAGGGGTGCTCGAGCGGGTCGGCCGGGCGGCCGGAAGGGCCGTCCTGACGACCGGCCGGCTCGGGCTGCGCTACTCGCGGCTCCTCTTCCCCGAACGGGAGGCGATCCTGGTCGGGAACAACCTGGCAGAAGCGCTCCGGGTTGCCGGCGAGGATACGGTGATCTGCGGCCTCCCCGGCCTGGTCCTGAAGTTCATCAACCCCGACGTCCTCGACGGGACCGGGTGCGCGACGGTGGAGGAACTCTCGGCGACGGTGCTCTGGAAGGGGATCGCCTGCCGGGAACTTGCTGCGTTCCGGGCTCTCCACCCGGGCGTCCGGGTCGTGATCGTCGATCGCGGCGGCCGGATCATCGCGGAGTCGCCGTGA
- a CDS encoding cobalt-precorrin-7 (C(5))-methyltransferase: MKIVGVGCGPGMLTEEAIAAVREATLVYGSARAIALVRDVIPPGCEVREIADYRGLRSLPAHAVVLSTGDPMLAGLGYLPGEVVPGISSLQVAFARLKIPLTRAAVVSAHGKDHAPAVAAAREEVLRGRVVFLIADPAFDVGELAAALPPEARLAVCENLGYPEERIAVGTAAMPPAPRNDLFVVVAGAFQDQA; this comes from the coding sequence GTGAAGATCGTCGGCGTCGGTTGCGGACCGGGGATGCTGACAGAGGAGGCGATCGCTGCCGTCCGGGAGGCAACCCTCGTCTACGGCTCGGCCCGTGCGATCGCGCTCGTCCGCGACGTCATCCCCCCCGGGTGCGAGGTCCGCGAGATCGCGGATTACCGCGGCCTCCGGTCTCTCCCGGCCCACGCGGTCGTCCTCTCGACGGGGGATCCGATGCTTGCGGGTCTCGGCTACCTTCCCGGCGAGGTCGTTCCCGGCATCTCCTCCCTCCAGGTCGCCTTCGCCCGTTTAAAGATCCCGCTGACGCGGGCGGCGGTTGTCTCGGCCCACGGGAAGGACCACGCCCCGGCGGTCGCCGCGGCCCGGGAGGAGGTCCTCCGGGGCCGGGTGGTCTTCCTCATCGCCGATCCGGCCTTCGATGTCGGGGAACTCGCGGCCGCCCTCCCCCCGGAGGCCCGGCTTGCCGTCTGCGAGAACCTCGGCTACCCGGAGGAGCGGATCGCCGTCGGGACGGCGGCGATGCCCCCGGCGCCCCGAAACGACCTCTTCGTCGTGGTGGCGGGAGCGTTCCAGGATCAGGCGTAA
- a CDS encoding transposase: MPFREIDDALWAILQRHLPPQKPHIGRPRRDPRHLFNGVLYVLSTGCAWSDVPAEYGTKSTVHRYHLELCERGTYQAIFLDLIRSGYEFRKGKPVRPAAGAIRTVVR; the protein is encoded by the coding sequence ATGCCATTCCGGGAGATCGACGATGCCCTCTGGGCGATCCTCCAGAGGCACCTCCCGCCCCAGAAACCGCACATCGGCCGGCCGCGGCGGGACCCCCGCCACCTCTTCAACGGGGTCTTGTATGTCCTCTCTACCGGGTGCGCCTGGAGCGACGTGCCGGCGGAGTACGGGACGAAGTCGACGGTGCACCGCTACCATCTCGAGCTCTGCGAGCGGGGGACCTACCAGGCGATATTCCTCGACCTTATCCGGTCGGGCTACGAGTTCCGGAAGGGGAAACCGGTCAGGCCTGCCGCGGGGGCGATCCGGACCGTCGTTCGGTAA
- a CDS encoding DNA adenine methylase, whose translation MPPVTARPFLKWAGGKAQLLDAFAKRAPRELAGGGLPVFVEPFMGGGAVYFHFNSVFRFRECHLFDINEELVLAYSVVKNDVAGLIDCLREISDDFLSQDGAGRREYYYATRDAFNCERETIDFGRYGADWVERAARFIFLNRTCFNGLYRVNSRGGFNVPFGRYGNPRILHEDLLRADAELMRNTTVHLGDFMQSEPYISKETFVYFDPPYRPLNRTSSFTQYAKEGFTDVEQRRLAAFYARCDAAGARLMLSNSDPRNADPDDAFFDNLYSGYHVDRVPAKRMINCDGAKRGAIHEIIVTNYDPHNHRER comes from the coding sequence ATGCCACCAGTCACCGCACGACCGTTTCTTAAGTGGGCAGGCGGCAAGGCGCAGCTGCTCGATGCGTTCGCAAAGAGAGCTCCCCGCGAACTCGCCGGAGGAGGCCTGCCGGTCTTCGTCGAGCCGTTCATGGGCGGCGGCGCGGTCTACTTTCACTTCAACAGCGTCTTCAGGTTCAGGGAGTGCCACCTCTTCGACATCAACGAGGAGCTGGTCCTCGCCTACAGCGTCGTGAAGAACGACGTTGCCGGCCTCATCGACTGTCTGCGCGAGATCTCCGACGATTTCCTCTCCCAGGACGGCGCCGGGCGCAGGGAATATTATTACGCCACCCGGGATGCGTTCAACTGCGAGAGAGAGACCATCGACTTCGGAAGGTACGGCGCGGACTGGGTGGAGCGGGCCGCCCGGTTCATCTTCCTCAACAGGACGTGCTTCAACGGCCTTTACCGGGTCAACTCACGAGGCGGGTTCAACGTCCCGTTCGGCAGATATGGGAACCCCAGGATCCTGCACGAGGACCTGCTCCGGGCCGATGCCGAACTGATGCGGAACACGACGGTCCACCTCGGCGACTTCATGCAGTCGGAGCCCTACATCTCAAAAGAGACCTTCGTCTACTTCGATCCCCCCTACCGCCCCCTGAACCGGACGTCGTCGTTCACGCAGTACGCGAAGGAAGGGTTTACCGATGTGGAGCAGCGCCGCCTTGCGGCTTTCTACGCGCGGTGCGATGCCGCGGGGGCGAGGCTGATGCTGAGCAACTCCGATCCGAGGAACGCCGATCCCGATGACGCGTTCTTCGACAACCTCTATTCCGGATACCATGTTGACAGGGTTCCGGCGAAGAGGATGATCAACTGCGACGGGGCGAAACGTGGGGCGATCCACGAGATTATCGTCACGAACTACGACCCGCACAACCATAGAGAGCGATAG
- a CDS encoding DNA-methyltransferase translates to MRSEEINGNIFYNGDCIRGARKYIPDDSVDLIVTDPPYGINGDRLHQHYNRDETFVVEGYVEVPAAGYGEFSRRWIREAERILRPGGSIYIVSGYTNLYHILHALRQTGLREVNHIIWKYNFGVYTSRKYVSSHYHILFYEKPGDRRTFNLESRYGIGEKGPDNGSPNYRDREDVWNINREYKPGKTKNKNELPTDLLVKMIQYSSNEGDLVCDMFLGGFSTARVAVGLDRRATGFEVSDRVFDLKVAELRGLGQGWLLPSLRAPQIAGHKNRGRTWTGDEVEALVSRFALLTASGTTKKRAIEVLESELGRGRWSIRKMLVKQGIIARRGKGGGDS, encoded by the coding sequence ATGAGGTCTGAGGAAATCAACGGCAACATCTTCTACAACGGCGACTGCATCCGCGGGGCAAGGAAGTATATCCCCGACGACTCGGTCGACCTGATCGTCACCGATCCCCCGTACGGCATCAACGGCGACCGGTTGCACCAGCACTACAACCGGGACGAGACGTTCGTCGTCGAGGGTTACGTCGAGGTCCCCGCGGCCGGGTACGGTGAGTTCAGCCGGAGGTGGATCCGGGAGGCCGAGCGGATCCTCCGGCCCGGCGGGTCGATCTACATCGTATCGGGCTACACGAACCTCTACCACATACTCCATGCCCTGCGGCAGACGGGGCTCCGCGAGGTCAACCATATCATCTGGAAGTACAACTTCGGCGTCTACACCAGCAGGAAATACGTCTCCTCCCACTATCATATCCTCTTTTATGAAAAGCCGGGCGACAGGAGGACGTTCAACCTGGAATCGAGGTACGGGATCGGGGAGAAGGGGCCGGACAACGGGTCGCCCAACTACCGGGACCGCGAGGACGTCTGGAACATCAACCGCGAGTACAAACCGGGGAAGACGAAGAACAAGAACGAACTCCCGACCGATCTGCTCGTCAAGATGATCCAGTATAGCAGCAACGAGGGCGACCTGGTCTGCGATATGTTTCTCGGCGGGTTCTCGACCGCCCGGGTGGCGGTCGGCCTCGACCGCAGGGCGACCGGGTTTGAGGTGTCGGACCGGGTCTTTGATCTGAAGGTTGCGGAGTTGCGCGGTCTCGGGCAGGGGTGGCTGCTGCCGTCACTGAGGGCCCCGCAGATTGCGGGACATAAGAACCGGGGCAGGACCTGGACCGGCGACGAGGTTGAAGCCCTGGTCTCCCGGTTCGCCCTGCTCACCGCGTCCGGGACGACGAAGAAACGTGCCATCGAGGTGCTGGAGAGCGAACTCGGCAGGGGCCGGTGGTCTATCCGGAAGATGCTTGTGAAGCAGGGCATCATCGCCCGCCGCGGGAAGGGCGGTGGCGATTCGTAA